A single region of the Sulfurimonas sp. genome encodes:
- the ccoO gene encoding cytochrome-c oxidase, cbb3-type subunit II, which translates to MFHWLEKHPFFFAVGVFLVISFAGLIEILPNFAQASRPVIGTAPYSTLELAGRHVYIKNSCNACHSQLIRPFKSETDRYGHYSLSGEYAYDRPFLWGSKRTGPDLMRVGNYRTTDWHENHMKNPPSVVPGSVMPAFRWLFTNKADINTAFAEQLTVAQHFSVPYNQPVPMKDGTTKVVKMGSSIADANAIALQEAKVIAADMRDQDVKDAVARGEIPEIVALIAYLNSLK; encoded by the coding sequence ATGTTTCATTGGTTAGAAAAACATCCGTTCTTTTTTGCGGTAGGCGTGTTTTTGGTAATTTCGTTTGCAGGTTTGATAGAGATTCTTCCAAACTTTGCTCAAGCTTCTCGTCCGGTTATCGGTACGGCTCCATACTCTACTTTAGAGTTGGCAGGTCGTCATGTTTATATAAAAAACAGCTGTAATGCGTGCCATTCACAGCTTATTCGTCCTTTTAAATCAGAGACTGACCGTTACGGCCATTACTCATTAAGCGGAGAATATGCATATGATAGACCATTTTTATGGGGTTCTAAAAGAACAGGTCCCGATTTGATGCGTGTAGGTAACTATAGAACTACCGACTGGCATGAAAATCATATGAAAAATCCGCCTTCTGTTGTTCCGGGTTCTGTTATGCCGGCATTTAGATGGCTCTTTACAAACAAGGCTGATATAAATACAGCATTTGCAGAGCAGTTGACGGTCGCGCAGCATTTCTCAGTTCCTTATAACCAACCGGTACCGATGAAAGACGGAACTACTAAAGTTGTAAAAATGGGAAGCAGTATCGCTGATGCAAATGCTATCGCATTACAAGAGGCGAAAGTAATTGCAGCAGATATGAGAGATCAAGATGTTAAAGATGCAGTTGCTCGCGGTGAGATTCCTGAAATAGTTGCATTAATTGCATATTTGAATAGTCTTAAGTAG
- the ccoN gene encoding cytochrome-c oxidase, cbb3-type subunit I, with product MVNRPLEYDYTIAKMFMLTTILLGIVGMLIGVILAFQLAFPNFNLILGEGLAEYTNFSRLRPLHTDAVIFGFTLSGVFATWYYVGQRVLKVSMAESRLLMFLGKLHFWLYIVVVAAVVVSLLAGVTTSKEYAEFEWPIDIAVVLVWVIFGASIFGLIGIRREKSLYISVWYYIATFLGIAMLYLFNNMEIPTMFATSAAGESGIGSWYHSVSMYSGTNDALVQWWYGHNAVAFGFTVPIVAMIYYFLPKESGQAIYSYKLSLLSFWGLMFVYLWAGGHHLLYSTVPDWMQTMGSIFSVILILPSWGSAINMLLTMKGEWQQVAASPLIKFMILASTFYMFSTLEGPIQAIKSVNAIAHFTDWIIGHVHDGVLGWVGFMIMAALYHMAPRVFKREIYSKSLMAAQFWIQTLGVVLYFTSMWIAGITQGMMWRAHDEFGNLAYSFIDTVTVLHPYYTIRGVGGLLYLVGFLMFAYNIYKTMSARPVEEHELQNASPMGA from the coding sequence ATGGTTAATCGTCCATTAGAGTATGACTATACTATTGCAAAGATGTTTATGCTTACGACAATTCTTTTAGGGATTGTCGGTATGCTCATCGGTGTAATCTTGGCATTTCAACTTGCTTTTCCAAATTTTAATTTAATCCTCGGTGAGGGTTTGGCTGAATATACTAACTTCAGTCGTCTTCGTCCGTTGCATACGGATGCGGTAATATTTGGTTTCACGCTGAGTGGTGTTTTTGCCACTTGGTATTATGTCGGTCAAAGAGTGCTAAAGGTGTCAATGGCTGAATCGCGGCTGTTAATGTTTTTAGGTAAATTGCATTTTTGGCTCTACATAGTAGTGGTAGCAGCTGTTGTTGTTTCACTTTTAGCAGGTGTAACAACTTCAAAAGAGTATGCTGAATTTGAATGGCCGATAGATATTGCAGTTGTTCTTGTTTGGGTTATTTTTGGTGCGAGTATATTTGGTCTTATCGGTATTCGTCGTGAGAAATCCCTATATATTTCAGTATGGTATTACATAGCAACATTTTTAGGTATAGCAATGCTTTATCTATTTAACAATATGGAAATACCTACAATGTTTGCAACATCTGCAGCAGGTGAGAGCGGAATCGGTTCATGGTATCACTCCGTTTCTATGTATTCGGGTACAAATGATGCGCTTGTTCAGTGGTGGTACGGTCATAATGCTGTTGCATTCGGTTTTACGGTTCCTATAGTTGCGATGATTTACTATTTTTTGCCAAAAGAGTCGGGTCAGGCAATCTACTCATATAAACTCTCTTTACTCTCTTTTTGGGGATTGATGTTTGTTTACTTATGGGCGGGCGGACATCACCTTTTATACTCGACTGTTCCTGACTGGATGCAGACGATGGGTTCGATTTTCTCTGTAATCTTGATTCTTCCGTCTTGGGGTTCTGCTATAAATATGCTTCTTACTATGAAGGGTGAGTGGCAGCAAGTTGCGGCTTCTCCGCTTATTAAGTTTATGATTTTAGCTTCAACATTCTATATGTTCTCAACGCTAGAGGGTCCGATTCAAGCTATAAAATCTGTTAACGCGATTGCTCACTTTACAGACTGGATTATTGGACATGTTCATGACGGCGTTCTTGGATGGGTCGGATTTATGATTATGGCGGCTCTTTATCATATGGCTCCTCGCGTATTTAAGAGAGAGATATACTCTAAGTCACTGATGGCGGCACAGTTCTGGATTCAAACTCTTGGTGTTGTTCTGTACTTTACATCTATGTGGATTGCAGGTATTACTCAAGGTATGATGTGGCGTGCGCATGATGAGTTTGGTAATTTGGCTTACTCTTTTATAGATACGGTTACGGTTCTTCACCCTTATTATACTATTCGCGGTGTCGGCGGTCTTTTATATCTAGTTGGTTTTTTAATGTTTGCATATAACATATATAAAACTATGTCTGCTCGCCCCGTTGAAGAGCATGAATTGCAAAATGCATCGCCTATGGGCGCTTAA
- the carA gene encoding glutamine-hydrolyzing carbamoyl-phosphate synthase small subunit: MNAAKKKAWIYLENGTFLEANSFGASNTVVGEIVFNVSMSGYQEIMSDPSYAGQFVTFTMPEIGNVGVNSQDMESCAAHAKGMLVRKYQDRYSNFRAENSLANFLIEQNVMGICDIDTRYITKMLRSEGAMMMIASTEISDKEELKKILENSPRIEDINYIEQVSTKVSYKHTQSTYNDRDFKYDEAPTPQANVVVLDFGVKTNILNELVSANIGVEVIPNNFNGDELVRRYNAKEIDGVFLSNGPGDPLVLKNEQREIKKLIAAKIPMFGICLGHQLLSIAHGYNTYKLKFGHHGGNQPVKNMKTGLVEITAQNHNYNVPDNIVEIAEVTHTNLFDNTIEGLKYNDSPIFSVQHHPESSPGPKESRYIFGEFLSLIRR; this comes from the coding sequence ATGAACGCGGCGAAAAAAAAAGCATGGATTTATCTTGAAAACGGAACATTTTTAGAAGCTAACAGCTTTGGTGCATCTAATACCGTAGTAGGTGAAATTGTTTTTAATGTCTCTATGAGCGGCTACCAAGAGATAATGTCTGATCCATCTTATGCGGGTCAATTTGTAACATTTACTATGCCTGAGATAGGGAATGTCGGCGTTAACTCTCAAGATATGGAAAGCTGTGCGGCTCATGCAAAGGGCATGCTGGTAAGAAAATATCAAGACAGATACTCAAATTTTAGAGCAGAGAACTCCCTTGCTAACTTTTTAATAGAGCAAAATGTTATGGGTATTTGCGACATAGATACAAGATATATAACAAAGATGCTAAGAAGCGAGGGTGCTATGATGATGATAGCATCTACCGAGATTAGCGATAAAGAGGAGCTAAAAAAGATTTTAGAAAACTCTCCGAGAATTGAAGATATCAACTATATAGAGCAAGTTAGCACAAAAGTTTCTTACAAGCACACCCAATCAACATATAACGATAGAGATTTTAAATATGACGAAGCACCGACTCCTCAAGCAAATGTAGTAGTTTTAGATTTTGGTGTAAAAACAAATATTTTAAATGAGTTGGTAAGTGCAAATATCGGTGTAGAGGTTATTCCTAACAATTTTAACGGCGATGAGCTAGTAAGAAGATACAACGCCAAAGAGATAGACGGTGTCTTTTTATCAAACGGACCGGGAGATCCTCTTGTGTTAAAAAATGAACAAAGAGAGATTAAAAAGCTAATAGCTGCAAAAATTCCGATGTTTGGAATCTGTTTGGGGCATCAGCTTCTCTCTATCGCTCACGGATACAATACATATAAACTAAAATTCGGTCACCACGGCGGAAATCAACCTGTTAAAAATATGAAAACAGGTTTGGTTGAGATTACCGCTCAAAATCATAACTACAATGTTCCTGATAATATCGTAGAGATTGCAGAGGTTACGCACACCAATCTTTTTGACAATACGATAGAGGGATTAAAGTACAACGACTCTCCAATCTTTTCAGTCCAACACCATCCTGAATCAAGTCCCGGTCCAAAAGAGAGCAGATATATATTTGGTGAGTTTTTATCTTTGATAAGAAGATAA
- a CDS encoding DUF507 family protein: protein MKISLKTVPHISNKIAIDLNKSGVVTMTKGLEPVMQEAQKILLHNIKQEVALEEKAHEICEANQQEIEFNLVDERQLFFMIKKKLAPEFGIILNYEERYSDLSHKILDELYEEDLIHFDVTENRIKNIIYNAITSFVSESSELDNAIMDKIKTYKKRYIPGTDEFDILYEKLYREEMIKRGME from the coding sequence ATGAAAATATCACTAAAAACTGTACCTCACATATCAAACAAAATCGCAATAGACTTAAATAAAAGTGGTGTTGTTACAATGACAAAGGGTCTTGAGCCGGTTATGCAAGAGGCACAAAAAATATTGTTACATAACATTAAGCAAGAGGTTGCACTTGAAGAAAAAGCTCATGAAATCTGTGAAGCTAATCAGCAAGAGATAGAATTTAACCTTGTTGACGAGAGACAGCTTTTTTTTATGATAAAGAAAAAACTAGCTCCCGAGTTTGGTATTATATTGAACTATGAAGAGCGATATTCCGATCTTTCGCATAAGATTCTTGATGAACTTTATGAAGAAGATTTGATTCATTTTGATGTTACGGAAAACCGTATCAAAAACATCATCTATAACGCGATTACATCGTTTGTTAGCGAGTCTTCGGAGCTGGACAATGCGATAATGGATAAGATTAAAACATATAAAAAGAGATATATTCCCGGAACGGACGAGTTTGATATATTATATGAAAAGTTATACAGAGAAGAGATGATAAAGAGAGGAATGGAGTAA
- a CDS encoding PDP protein, giving the protein MKKLALALFILTSLSALETSDKLFECTEIFKARKSELLIELERIDEQKQSLSALKTATEELLKKKEAKISQDEKVIGGKLSEISSKEESIKKMLQKNEEVLKEIKNAKMNKTTETFAKMKAANAASVLSEMEPEEAAKILSLLKPATVGTILSKMEAKKASNLTLLLAK; this is encoded by the coding sequence ATGAAAAAACTCGCTCTTGCTCTTTTTATATTAACATCTTTAAGTGCGTTGGAGACAAGTGATAAGCTATTTGAATGTACTGAAATTTTCAAAGCCAGAAAGAGCGAGCTTCTAATAGAGCTTGAGAGAATAGATGAGCAAAAACAATCACTCAGCGCATTAAAGACGGCTACTGAAGAGTTGTTGAAAAAGAAAGAGGCAAAAATATCTCAAGATGAGAAGGTTATCGGGGGGAAATTATCTGAAATTTCATCTAAAGAAGAGTCCATAAAAAAAATGCTTCAAAAAAATGAAGAGGTTTTAAAAGAGATAAAAAATGCAAAAATGAATAAAACTACTGAAACTTTTGCAAAGATGAAAGCAGCCAATGCGGCAAGCGTACTATCGGAAATGGAGCCTGAAGAAGCCGCTAAAATACTCTCATTGTTAAAGCCTGCGACGGTAGGAACCATTTTAAGCAAAATGGAAGCAAAAAAAGCTTCAAATTTGACTTTATTGTTGGCAAAATAA
- a CDS encoding flagellar export protein FliJ has translation MKTRFSSLVKLKKNTMQKSEEILQKANIDLNSASTALESSYLSLKELESPSSGTVGEMLASRVLFHSQMDTINHNKEWVGFAANQVAQAKKQLKLDMMEHEKFQYLEFEEIKEELKKRKLKEAKDLDEIALMTYTRKNR, from the coding sequence GTGAAAACTCGCTTTAGTTCATTGGTAAAACTTAAAAAGAACACTATGCAAAAGAGCGAGGAGATTTTACAAAAGGCAAATATAGATTTAAATAGTGCTTCTACGGCATTAGAGTCGTCATATCTTTCTTTAAAAGAGTTAGAGTCTCCAAGTAGCGGTACGGTGGGCGAGATGTTGGCTTCGAGAGTTTTGTTTCATTCTCAAATGGATACTATAAATCATAATAAAGAGTGGGTTGGTTTTGCTGCAAATCAAGTTGCTCAGGCAAAGAAGCAACTAAAACTTGATATGATGGAACATGAAAAATTTCAATATTTAGAGTTTGAAGAGATAAAAGAAGAGCTTAAAAAAAGAAAGCTTAAAGAGGCAAAAGATCTCGATGAAATTGCTTTAATGACATACACAAGGAAAAATAGATGA
- a CDS encoding adenylosuccinate synthase has product MKADLVVGIQWGDEGKGKIVDRLAKEYDFVCRSQGGHNAGHTIWVDGTRYALHLIPSGVLNPAAINIIGNGVVLSPASIIKEMQQFDNLEGRLFISDKAHLNLPYHSLIDQAREKLKGEKAIGTTGKGIGPSYSDKINRIGFRVGELLNPAKLCDSIMDYFEQNRAIFDILDVKTPSKSELLNELEEYKAKLASFITDTTQLLWKVLDEDGKRVLLEGAQGTMLDIDHGTYPFVTSSSTVSAGACTGLGLNPKDIGKVTGIVKAYCTRVGNGPFPSEDLGEEGKKIRENGHEFGTTTGRPRRCGWFDAVACRYASRLNGCDELALMKLDVLDGFREVKVCVAYELDGMQIDYLPENLESVKPIYKSFKGWDKSKGARKFEELPREAQDYIKAIEEITKTKVGIISTSPERDDTIIL; this is encoded by the coding sequence ATGAAAGCAGATTTAGTAGTCGGTATACAATGGGGAGACGAGGGTAAAGGCAAGATTGTCGATAGACTTGCAAAAGAGTATGACTTTGTATGCAGAAGTCAAGGCGGTCACAATGCGGGACACACTATTTGGGTTGACGGCACAAGATATGCGCTTCATCTTATCCCATCGGGCGTACTGAATCCGGCGGCTATAAATATCATCGGAAACGGCGTTGTTTTATCTCCTGCTTCAATTATTAAAGAGATGCAGCAGTTTGATAATCTTGAGGGGCGACTTTTTATCTCAGACAAGGCTCACTTAAATCTGCCTTACCACTCGTTAATTGACCAAGCTCGTGAGAAACTAAAGGGTGAAAAAGCTATAGGAACAACGGGCAAAGGCATAGGACCTTCATACTCGGATAAGATAAACCGTATCGGTTTTAGAGTCGGCGAACTTCTAAATCCTGCAAAATTATGCGATTCTATTATGGATTATTTTGAGCAAAATAGAGCTATTTTTGATATTTTGGATGTTAAAACTCCTAGCAAAAGTGAACTTTTAAATGAGCTAGAGGAGTATAAGGCTAAACTGGCTTCATTTATAACAGATACTACGCAGCTTCTTTGGAAAGTACTTGACGAAGACGGTAAAAGAGTTCTTCTTGAGGGTGCGCAAGGTACTATGCTAGATATCGACCACGGAACTTACCCGTTTGTAACTTCTAGCTCAACGGTGAGTGCCGGAGCTTGTACGGGGTTGGGACTCAATCCTAAAGATATAGGAAAAGTGACGGGAATAGTAAAAGCGTACTGTACTCGCGTTGGAAACGGACCGTTTCCAAGTGAAGATTTAGGCGAAGAGGGTAAAAAAATCCGCGAAAACGGTCATGAATTTGGAACAACAACGGGCAGACCGAGAAGATGCGGCTGGTTTGATGCCGTTGCTTGCAGATACGCAAGCCGCCTAAACGGCTGTGATGAACTTGCTCTTATGAAGCTTGATGTTTTAGACGGTTTTAGAGAAGTAAAAGTTTGCGTCGCTTATGAGCTAGACGGTATGCAGATTGACTATTTGCCTGAAAATTTAGAGAGTGTAAAGCCTATTTATAAATCTTTTAAAGGCTGGGACAAATCAAAAGGTGCCAGAAAATTTGAAGAGCTTCCAAGAGAGGCACAAGATTATATTAAAGCCATAGAAGAGATTACAAAAACAAAAGTCGGTATAATCTCAACATCACCTGAGAGAGACGATACGATAATATTGTAG
- a CDS encoding ATP phosphoribosyltransferase regulatory subunit, translating into MILEHEIPSGSKLYFGKSAKIKREIEKVASDILYAKGFEEIVTPIFSYHQHKSIADERELIKVNDENNNSISLRADSTIDVVRIIEKRLGRNTEHKKWFYIQPVFRYPTDEQFQIGVEFMDESKLSSVLNIAIDIFDKLEVEPLIQISNMMIPKLLVEMFDELTLDDFRHINIEKFLNLKVDWLEKLVYLQHVEQVDELLEIVPFEIKTELTKMKNLCGALSYKKSVLAPMYYAKMLYYDELFFRVIDKNEVYARGGRYKNSELSSVGFAIYTDVLIETKAK; encoded by the coding sequence ATGATACTAGAACACGAAATTCCTAGCGGTTCAAAACTCTACTTCGGCAAAAGTGCGAAGATAAAAAGAGAGATAGAAAAAGTCGCTAGCGATATTTTATACGCAAAAGGATTTGAGGAGATTGTTACTCCTATATTTTCATATCATCAGCATAAAAGTATTGCGGATGAGAGAGAGTTGATAAAAGTAAACGATGAAAACAACAACTCTATCTCCCTAAGAGCCGATTCAACTATAGATGTTGTTAGAATTATTGAAAAGAGACTCGGACGCAATACCGAACATAAAAAATGGTTCTACATTCAACCGGTTTTTCGTTATCCCACGGATGAACAGTTTCAAATTGGCGTTGAATTTATGGATGAGAGTAAATTATCATCGGTTTTAAATATTGCAATAGATATTTTTGATAAACTAGAAGTTGAGCCTCTTATACAGATTTCAAATATGATGATACCGAAGCTTTTGGTTGAGATGTTTGATGAACTTACTCTTGATGACTTTAGACATATAAATATAGAAAAATTTTTAAATCTAAAAGTTGATTGGTTAGAAAAACTTGTTTATCTTCAGCATGTAGAACAAGTTGACGAACTGCTTGAGATTGTTCCCTTTGAAATAAAAACAGAATTAACAAAGATGAAAAATCTATGCGGTGCATTATCTTATAAAAAAAGCGTTTTAGCTCCGATGTATTATGCAAAAATGCTCTACTATGATGAACTCTTTTTTAGAGTTATAGACAAAAATGAAGTTTATGCCAGAGGCGGAAGATATAAAAATTCAGAGCTTAGTTCCGTAGGTTTTGCGATTTACACAGATGTACTTATAGAAACAAAAGCGAAGTAA
- a CDS encoding alanine--glyoxylate aminotransferase family protein produces the protein MLLFTPGPTPVPQNVRNAMSDETMHHRTPEFEAIFEKTRKHLFNLFGSDEVVMLASSGTGAMEAAVVNLCHNTLLNVNSGKFGERFGKIAIAHGLKNVEIKNEWDTPVSVGEVVEAVKNNPDIDAIAVQISESAGGLRHPVEAIAKAVKEINPNIMIIADGITAVGVEKIDITNIDCLIAGSQKALMLPPGLAILGLSNAAIEKIGKGRGYYFNLATEIKSQRKNTTAWTAATTLTIGLLEILETIEKNGGLDKLYEETATRANAVISALQAIGLHIYPKTPALSMTTIDDENASQIRKILKTYFGVNVAGGQDHLDGKIFRINQMGLIAPYEISWVVNSVELALAKLGRRDYDGTANKVFNENYFKLAGK, from the coding sequence ATGTTACTTTTTACTCCCGGACCGACTCCAGTACCTCAAAATGTTCGTAATGCCATGTCAGATGAGACGATGCATCACCGTACACCAGAATTTGAAGCTATCTTTGAAAAAACCAGAAAACATCTTTTTAACCTTTTTGGGAGTGATGAAGTCGTAATGCTTGCATCAAGCGGAACGGGAGCGATGGAAGCTGCGGTTGTAAACCTATGCCACAACACTCTTTTAAATGTAAATTCCGGAAAATTCGGCGAGAGATTTGGAAAAATCGCAATCGCCCACGGACTTAAAAATGTTGAGATAAAAAATGAGTGGGATACTCCCGTAAGCGTTGGTGAGGTTGTAGAGGCAGTTAAAAACAATCCTGATATAGACGCTATCGCCGTTCAGATAAGCGAATCTGCAGGCGGGCTTCGCCATCCTGTTGAAGCGATTGCAAAAGCTGTAAAAGAGATAAATCCGAATATTATGATTATTGCCGACGGCATTACTGCCGTTGGTGTCGAGAAGATTGATATTACTAATATTGATTGTTTGATTGCGGGAAGTCAAAAAGCGCTTATGCTTCCTCCGGGGCTTGCAATTTTAGGATTAAGCAACGCTGCAATAGAGAAAATCGGCAAAGGAAGAGGTTACTACTTTAATCTTGCTACGGAAATAAAATCTCAAAGAAAAAATACTACCGCATGGACGGCTGCTACGACTTTGACTATCGGGCTTTTAGAGATACTTGAAACTATCGAGAAAAACGGCGGATTGGACAAACTCTATGAAGAGACTGCTACTAGAGCAAATGCCGTTATCTCTGCACTTCAAGCGATAGGTTTGCATATATATCCAAAAACTCCTGCACTCTCTATGACAACTATTGACGATGAAAACGCATCACAAATCAGAAAAATTTTAAAAACTTATTTTGGCGTAAATGTTGCAGGCGGACAAGACCACCTTGATGGCAAAATTTTCCGTATAAATCAGATGGGTTTAATTGCTCCGTATGAGATTTCATGGGTTGTAAACTCTGTTGAACTCGCTCTTGCAAAACTTGGAAGAAGAGATTATGACGGGACTGCAAATAAAGTTTTCAATGAAAATTATTTTAAGTTGGCGGGTAAATGA
- a CDS encoding undecaprenyl-diphosphate phosphatase, whose translation MTILDSIILGVIEGLTEFLPISSTGHLILVSHFLGLEQTNAHKTFEVSIQLGSILAVLFLFKQKLLVNKTLWIKIIAAFLPTALFGFLFYKTIKSLFGIETVAIMLIVGGIAFLIIEYFRRDHNDSNDKSVDDLSIKESIMIGLFQTLSMVPGTSRSGATMIGGLFARLSRKSAAEFSFLLAIPTMFAATAYDLFKNRNDLVVDDYSLLIIGFITAFLVAFATVKAMMKFLTTHTFISFGIYRIVVGVLFLTVFGQ comes from the coding sequence ATGACTATACTTGATTCGATAATTTTAGGAGTAATTGAGGGTTTAACGGAATTTTTGCCAATCTCCTCTACGGGACATCTTATATTGGTCTCTCACTTCTTGGGACTTGAACAAACTAATGCTCATAAAACATTTGAGGTATCCATTCAACTCGGCAGTATTTTGGCAGTTCTGTTTTTGTTTAAACAAAAACTTCTTGTAAACAAAACTTTGTGGATTAAGATAATAGCGGCATTTTTGCCGACGGCTCTTTTTGGATTTTTATTTTACAAAACAATCAAATCACTCTTTGGTATAGAAACCGTTGCGATAATGCTAATTGTCGGCGGCATTGCATTTTTGATTATCGAATACTTCAGAAGAGACCATAACGACTCTAATGATAAAAGCGTAGATGATTTGAGCATAAAAGAGTCTATAATGATAGGGCTGTTTCAAACTCTTTCAATGGTACCGGGTACCAGCCGCTCGGGTGCGACTATGATAGGAGGGCTTTTTGCACGACTATCCCGCAAAAGCGCAGCAGAATTCTCTTTTTTACTTGCAATTCCGACAATGTTTGCTGCAACTGCTTATGATTTATTCAAAAACCGAAATGACCTTGTTGTAGACGACTACTCTCTTTTGATAATAGGATTTATAACAGCATTTCTTGTTGCATTTGCAACCGTTAAGGCGATGATGAAATTTCTTACTACACATACATTTATAAGTTTTGGGATTTATAGAATAGTTGTCGGCGTTTTATTTCTAACCGTGTTTGGGCAGTAG
- the rdgB gene encoding RdgB/HAM1 family non-canonical purine NTP pyrophosphatase → MKLVLATSNKGKVKEIKALCEDFEVIPYSELMDEFEIVEDGSSFKENALIKARAVFKALNSDDVIVMADDSGISVDVLDGKPGIYSARHAGKNANDKDNLYKLIQDIKDKNVLSSPAHYTAAIAIVTKKGEYTVHGWMYGTAISEAVGEGGFGYDPLFIPLGYDKTLGELDNEIKKKLSHRAKALELAKIVLQTV, encoded by the coding sequence ATGAAATTAGTACTGGCTACTTCCAATAAAGGGAAAGTTAAAGAGATAAAAGCACTTTGCGAAGATTTTGAAGTAATTCCCTATAGCGAACTTATGGATGAGTTTGAGATAGTTGAAGACGGAAGCAGCTTTAAAGAAAATGCCCTTATAAAAGCCAGAGCGGTTTTTAAAGCTTTAAATAGCGACGATGTAATAGTGATGGCGGATGACAGCGGGATAAGCGTAGATGTTCTTGACGGAAAACCCGGAATTTATAGCGCAAGACATGCGGGTAAAAATGCAAACGATAAAGATAATCTATATAAGCTGATTCAGGATATAAAAGATAAAAATGTATTATCTTCACCTGCGCACTATACGGCAGCAATAGCAATCGTTACAAAAAAAGGGGAGTATACGGTTCACGGCTGGATGTATGGAACTGCAATAAGCGAAGCCGTCGGTGAGGGCGGTTTTGGGTATGACCCTTTGTTTATTCCGTTGGGATACGATAAAACTTTAGGCGAATTGGATAACGAAATTAAAAAAAAGCTCTCTCACCGTGCAAAAGCGCTTGAATTGGCAAAAATAGTTTTGCAGACTGTATAA